Proteins encoded by one window of Cylindrospermum stagnale PCC 7417:
- a CDS encoding permease, with protein sequence MNQLNNGFTLFLSLLVEAMPFLLLGVLFSSVLLFFVNERKLVEIMPKNPLLGALCGSMIGFLFPVCECGNVPVARRLLMQGVPTPVAIGFLLAAPTINPIVIWATWTAFRDQPEIVVLRVVFSLTIATIIGYVFSFQKDLSPMLQPEIARYLKFNPPAKPDPLRRGRYSQVQQPAAAPSLLQSGSYILGGKAGGPTRLDANLIPANTPASSPSKTLADKLRLLLDNVVQELRELGGVMVLGSAVAAAIQVLAPRELILSLGAGPISSIVAMLILAAVVSICSTVDSFFALSFASTFTSGSLLAFLVFGPMIDIKGVGLMLSIFKPRALFYLFALAGLLAFLFTLILNLHVI encoded by the coding sequence ATGAATCAACTGAACAATGGTTTTACTCTATTTCTAAGTCTGCTAGTCGAGGCGATGCCTTTTTTGCTGCTAGGGGTTTTATTCTCCAGTGTGTTGCTATTTTTTGTCAATGAGCGCAAATTGGTGGAGATCATGCCCAAAAACCCGCTGCTGGGTGCTTTATGCGGCAGTATGATAGGCTTTTTGTTTCCGGTGTGTGAGTGTGGTAATGTGCCAGTGGCGCGGCGGTTATTGATGCAGGGAGTACCCACACCAGTCGCAATTGGCTTTCTGCTAGCAGCACCGACGATTAACCCCATTGTCATTTGGGCAACTTGGACAGCATTTCGAGATCAACCAGAAATAGTGGTGTTAAGAGTCGTATTTTCCCTAACAATCGCCACTATTATTGGTTATGTTTTCAGTTTTCAAAAGGACTTGAGTCCGATGTTGCAACCGGAGATCGCACGATATCTCAAGTTTAACCCACCCGCTAAACCTGATCCATTACGCCGGGGCAGATATTCCCAGGTACAACAGCCAGCCGCTGCACCGAGTTTGTTGCAATCAGGAAGTTATATTCTGGGAGGAAAAGCAGGTGGACCCACGCGGTTAGATGCTAATTTAATCCCGGCAAATACCCCAGCCTCTAGCCCTAGCAAAACCCTGGCAGATAAACTGCGCTTGTTATTGGATAACGTCGTCCAGGAATTGCGGGAATTAGGTGGAGTGATGGTTTTAGGTAGCGCGGTGGCTGCGGCTATTCAAGTTTTAGCGCCCCGTGAACTGATCCTCAGTCTCGGCGCTGGGCCGATTAGCTCAATTGTTGCCATGCTGATTTTAGCAGCAGTGGTGTCAATTTGTTCTACAGTCGATTCCTTTTTTGCGCTATCTTTTGCCTCGACTTTTACCAGTGGTTCCTTGTTAGCATTTCTGGTATTTGGTCCGATGATTGATATTAAAGGTGTTGGTTTGATGTTATCAATTTTCAAACCCAGGGCTTTATTTTATCTCTTTGCTTTAGCAGGACTACTGGCGTTTTTATTCACCTTAATTTTGAATTTACACGTCATTTGA
- a CDS encoding TIGR03943 family putative permease subunit — protein sequence MTSIPNPKSQIQNRLLPWLDVLAITAWGALIVKYWFTDKLNLLIHPDYFWLAMSGGIGLLIVGFAKAGQLWQQRRRYEPPSTQHFSLFPPGWGSALLLTAAILGLMITPRVFASDKALQGGVTELVGATRAQPQAFRATVRPEERSLVDWVRTLNVYPEPDSYTGQKVKVQGFVIHPPDMGKDYLFLARFVITCCAADAYPAGLPVKLKGTRDQYPPDIWLEVEGQMVTENLLGKRQLTIAANSLKTIPQPKNPYSY from the coding sequence ATGACTTCAATCCCAAATCCCAAATCCCAAATCCAAAATAGGTTACTTCCTTGGCTGGATGTCTTAGCAATTACAGCTTGGGGAGCTTTAATTGTGAAATACTGGTTCACAGACAAGCTGAATTTATTGATTCACCCTGATTACTTTTGGTTAGCAATGTCGGGGGGCATTGGCTTGCTAATTGTCGGTTTTGCTAAAGCAGGGCAACTTTGGCAGCAACGTCGCCGTTATGAACCGCCCAGCACCCAACATTTCAGCTTATTTCCCCCTGGTTGGGGTAGTGCCTTGCTGTTAACAGCAGCGATTTTAGGGTTAATGATTACACCCCGCGTCTTTGCCAGTGACAAGGCACTCCAGGGTGGTGTGACTGAGTTAGTAGGCGCAACACGCGCCCAACCCCAAGCTTTTCGCGCTACCGTTCGCCCAGAAGAGCGATCGCTTGTCGACTGGGTACGCACTCTCAATGTCTATCCTGAGCCAGACTCATACACAGGGCAAAAAGTGAAGGTACAGGGATTTGTCATCCACCCACCAGACATGGGAAAAGACTATTTGTTTTTGGCCAGATTTGTAATTACTTGCTGTGCCGCAGATGCCTATCCAGCAGGCTTACCCGTCAAACTCAAAGGCACTCGCGATCAATACCCACCTGACATCTGGCTAGAAGTAGAAGGACAAATGGTGACAGAAAATCTTTTAGGTAAACGCCAACTCACCATTGCCGCTAATTCCTTAAAAACCATCCCCCAACCAAAGAATCCTTATAGCTATTAG